One genomic window of Halorubrum hochsteinianum includes the following:
- a CDS encoding DUF7512 family protein: MAGLEIPAWDPETALLIGAILLEAIALYVGYGGLERVFGPYLMRLLIGGEASAQ, encoded by the coding sequence ATGGCAGGACTAGAGATCCCTGCGTGGGACCCGGAGACGGCCCTGCTCATCGGCGCGATCCTACTGGAAGCGATCGCGCTGTACGTGGGGTACGGAGGTCTCGAACGGGTCTTCGGTCCCTATCTCATGAGACTCCTGATCGGAGGTGAAGCGAGTGCTCAGTAG
- a CDS encoding universal stress protein: MRALCATDLSAASKAAIENEACLRCLRRVGVDTIHLVTVVPANVHSGMPGVNFEERRRRGLDRYRAVIENAGFDVEAHVVRGTPYRRINGIAETVHADLSVVSSRGQSPLENRIIGSTARNLARTTVVPLLVNRVERATAEPEVLRERLFRRVLFATDFSENADRAFDAFSYLRHATEEATLVHVRSPKDTDVDAGASPRERLAEHANTLENWGIETQLEVRHGDPADEVLAVEAEVTPSTVLVGSKGRSRVRRLLLGSVSEEIVARATGNVLLVPPPRAV, encoded by the coding sequence ATGAGAGCGCTCTGCGCGACCGACCTTTCGGCCGCCAGTAAGGCCGCGATCGAGAACGAGGCCTGTCTCCGGTGTCTGCGCCGTGTCGGCGTCGACACGATTCATCTCGTGACAGTCGTTCCGGCGAACGTCCACTCCGGGATGCCCGGCGTGAACTTCGAGGAGCGACGTCGACGGGGACTAGACCGGTATCGAGCGGTGATCGAGAACGCCGGGTTCGACGTCGAGGCCCACGTCGTCCGCGGAACCCCGTATCGACGCATCAACGGCATCGCTGAGACCGTTCACGCCGATCTGTCCGTCGTTAGCTCGCGGGGGCAGAGCCCGTTAGAGAACCGGATCATCGGCTCGACCGCCCGCAACCTCGCCCGGACGACCGTCGTTCCGCTGTTGGTCAACCGCGTCGAGCGGGCGACGGCCGAGCCCGAGGTCCTCCGGGAACGCCTCTTCCGGCGCGTTCTCTTCGCGACGGACTTCTCGGAGAACGCGGACCGGGCGTTCGACGCGTTCTCGTACCTCCGTCACGCCACCGAGGAGGCGACGCTCGTTCACGTTCGGTCGCCGAAAGACACTGACGTCGACGCCGGTGCCAGTCCGCGGGAGCGGTTGGCCGAGCACGCGAACACGCTGGAGAACTGGGGTATCGAGACGCAGCTCGAGGTCCGGCACGGCGACCCCGCCGACGAGGTCCTCGCCGTCGAAGCGGAGGTGACGCCGTCGACGGTCCTCGTCGGATCGAAGGGGCGAAGCCGTGTTCGACGGCTCCTGTTGGGCAGCGTCTCCGAGGAGATCGTCGCACGGGCGACGGGAAACGTCCTCTTGGTTCCGCCGCCCCGGGCGGTCTGA
- a CDS encoding inorganic phosphate transporter: MDPALIALFIGAALASLFMAWVIGAGSSGATPFAPAVGANAIGTMRAALLVGIFGFAGAVTQGGNVSEAVGSGLVGGMSMPVAGVILVLVLGAGLMAVGIVTGYPIATAFTVTGAVIGVGLALGGTPVWSKYRQIAAVWVLTPFVGGGIAYASASVLPRPDVPERFSVPVLVGLVAAVLVNIEFSFLGGRGAAGTVRETGQRVLAADGTASAVFVTVGAAAAVAAVVRWDVGRDRRGGLQRVLLALGSLVAFSAGGSQVGLAVGPLIPLLGEIETVSTVAVLVGGGLGMLAGSWMGAPRMIKSLAQDYSSLGPRRAISALVPSFLIAQLAVLLGVPVSFNEIVVSAIIGSGAAIGGRDAVDARKIGVTLGAWTGSFVLSFALAYAAGAVLL, from the coding sequence ATGGACCCCGCTCTCATCGCCCTCTTCATCGGGGCAGCGCTTGCCAGCCTGTTCATGGCGTGGGTCATCGGTGCCGGGTCGAGCGGTGCGACTCCGTTCGCGCCCGCCGTCGGCGCTAACGCCATCGGGACGATGCGAGCCGCCCTCTTGGTCGGAATCTTCGGATTCGCCGGTGCCGTTACACAGGGCGGAAACGTCTCGGAGGCCGTCGGAAGCGGACTCGTCGGCGGAATGAGCATGCCCGTCGCCGGCGTCATCCTCGTGCTGGTGTTGGGCGCGGGGCTGATGGCGGTCGGCATCGTGACGGGGTATCCGATCGCGACCGCGTTCACCGTGACCGGTGCTGTCATCGGCGTCGGCCTCGCGCTCGGCGGGACGCCGGTCTGGTCGAAGTACCGGCAGATCGCGGCCGTCTGGGTGCTGACGCCGTTCGTCGGCGGGGGAATCGCGTACGCCAGCGCGAGCGTCCTCCCCCGGCCGGACGTTCCCGAACGGTTCAGTGTGCCCGTTCTCGTCGGCCTCGTCGCGGCCGTCCTCGTGAACATCGAGTTCAGTTTCCTCGGTGGGAGGGGCGCGGCGGGGACCGTCCGAGAAACCGGACAGCGAGTTCTGGCCGCCGACGGGACCGCGTCGGCCGTGTTCGTTACCGTCGGTGCGGCCGCGGCGGTCGCCGCCGTGGTCCGGTGGGACGTCGGCCGCGACCGACGCGGGGGCCTCCAGCGCGTGCTGCTGGCGCTCGGTTCGCTCGTCGCGTTCTCCGCGGGCGGCAGCCAGGTCGGCCTCGCGGTCGGACCGCTGATCCCGCTTCTCGGGGAGATCGAGACGGTGTCGACGGTCGCGGTGCTGGTCGGCGGCGGCCTCGGGATGCTCGCGGGGTCTTGGATGGGGGCTCCCCGGATGATCAAGTCGCTCGCGCAGGACTACTCGTCGCTGGGGCCGCGGCGCGCCATCTCGGCGCTCGTCCCGTCGTTCCTGATCGCACAGCTTGCCGTCCTGCTCGGCGTTCCCGTCTCGTTCAACGAGATCGTCGTCAGCGCGATCATCGGGAGCGGGGCGGCGATCGGCGGTCGAGACGCCGTCGACGCGCGAAAGATCGGCGTGACACTCGGCGCGTGGACCGGGTCGTTCGTCCTCTCGTTCGCGCTCGCATACGCCGCGGGTGCCGTCCTGTTGTAA
- a CDS encoding YeeE/YedE family protein: MADRHPLFKPLIFVGGLIFGFGLGFSHMARPEVVLNFLQFDDLGLPFVMFGAAIVSGVAFALLPRIRDAAPLTGTPYERRLKPFDRNVLVGGAVFGVGWGLSGICPGAAYASLGVGNITILWALAGMFLGAYAQGYWRSHSRARDTVPASGD, translated from the coding sequence GTGGCGGACCGACATCCGCTGTTCAAGCCGCTGATATTCGTCGGCGGGCTGATATTCGGGTTCGGGCTCGGGTTCAGCCACATGGCTCGCCCGGAGGTCGTGTTGAACTTCCTCCAGTTCGACGACCTCGGCCTGCCGTTCGTGATGTTCGGTGCCGCGATCGTCTCCGGCGTGGCGTTCGCGCTGCTCCCCCGGATTCGGGACGCCGCGCCGCTCACCGGCACCCCCTACGAGCGGCGGCTGAAGCCGTTCGACCGGAACGTCCTCGTCGGCGGTGCCGTCTTCGGCGTCGGCTGGGGGCTCTCCGGCATCTGTCCGGGGGCGGCGTACGCGAGCCTCGGCGTCGGCAACATCACTATCCTCTGGGCGCTCGCCGGGATGTTCCTCGGCGCGTACGCGCAGGGCTACTGGCGCAGCCACAGTCGGGCACGCGACACCGTCCCGGCGAGCGGGGACTGA
- a CDS encoding YeeE/YedE family protein, translating to MVADPVLLQAVAELFPNGISRYAVGGLLVGLGTVVIYVGTGIPAGASTFLESTLSYVSGQSRFQRYVGSRDWRLVFTAGIVLGALAFAATVQSGAVTTSLYEPGTTGRLYEVAGVTLWTTDVQPWRLFSGGILVGIGTRIGKGCTSGHGVCGVGSASKTSLVGVLTFLTVAIGTAQVVAALGVSP from the coding sequence ATGGTCGCTGACCCAGTACTGCTTCAGGCTGTCGCCGAGCTGTTCCCCAACGGGATCAGCCGATATGCCGTCGGTGGGCTACTCGTCGGCCTCGGCACCGTCGTCATCTACGTCGGGACCGGTATCCCCGCCGGGGCGAGCACGTTCCTCGAGTCGACGCTGTCGTACGTCTCCGGCCAGTCCCGGTTTCAGCGGTACGTCGGCTCGCGGGACTGGCGGCTCGTGTTCACGGCCGGCATCGTCTTGGGGGCGCTCGCGTTCGCGGCGACGGTCCAGTCCGGCGCGGTGACGACCTCGCTGTACGAGCCCGGGACGACCGGGCGGCTGTACGAGGTCGCCGGCGTGACGCTCTGGACCACCGACGTCCAGCCGTGGCGGCTGTTCTCCGGCGGGATCCTCGTCGGGATCGGCACCCGGATCGGCAAGGGCTGTACGTCCGGTCACGGCGTCTGCGGGGTCGGCTCGGCGTCGAAGACCTCGCTCGTCGGCGTGCTGACGTTCCTAACGGTGGCGATCGGGACGGCACAGGTTGTCGCCGCGCTGGGGGTGAGCCCGTAG